TTTTGCGATTGTTATTATTTCTGCTTTGCTCCGCGTTAACAGCATTATTTCCTTCTCCTTGACGGTTGGGCTTTTTGGCTGAAGTTGATTGTGGTCTGTTGCTCCGCGTTTCTTTATTGTTGTTTCTAGAATTATTATCGTTGCTTTTTGCAGTATGCTCATTGTTCCTAGGATTAGGATCATTTCTCTTTTTATCCTTTCGCTTTTTATCATTACGTTCTAGACTGCGCAAACTTATTTGTCCTACAACATCTACAAAACCAGGTTCTACCTCTTTTTCTTTGTTCACCAATTCTATGGCTTCTAAGCTATCAGGTCTTTCTCCTTTAGCATTCATTTGTAAAATTTCTTTTACACGACGTAAGGTTAACGGATATTGTTTATTACTATCGGGCAAGGTATACCACATCAAATCTTTAAAAATATCTTTCTTTACTAAATATGCCCGGCTACGCTGTATCTCAAGTGTGTCAGCATTGTTGGGAAAATGCTGCAAGGCATCTAAATAGGTATCTAATTCAAAATTCAAGCAACATTTCAAGCGACCACACTGTCCACTCAATTTGGTTTGATTAATACTTAAATTCTGATAACGCGCTGCAGTTGTATTTACGCTTTTAAAATCTGTAAGCCAGGTACTACAACAAAGTTCTCTTCCGCAACTACCGATGCCCCCCACTTTTCCTGCTTCCTGACGGATACCTATTTGCCGCATTTCTACTTTAAGCCTAAATTCAGTAGCAAATGATTTTATCATTTCTCGAAAATCAACACGATCGTCTGCGGTATAAAAGAAAGTTGCTTTTTTGCCATCGGCCTGGATTTCAATTTCACTCAATTTCATCTGCAGTTTGTAATCCCGAGCAACCTCTCGTGAGCGCATTAA
The Arachidicoccus soli DNA segment above includes these coding regions:
- a CDS encoding PSP1 domain-containing protein, encoding MPEAVFGNIKYIVMGCGGCSTGKPGGCKSNGTCGTSGCNRLNVHDWLMNLPINDSESACRIVEISFKNGSRKDFFRNSTLQTFEKGELVTLEGVSGFDVGEVSLSGELVRIQMKKKGIKESSPDIKKILRRSSERDIELFHQNKEREQAMLMRSREVARDYKLQMKLSEIEIQADGKKATFFYTADDRVDFREMIKSFATEFRLKVEMRQIGIRQEAGKVGGIGSCGRELCCSTWLTDFKSVNTTAARYQNLSINQTKLSGQCGRLKCCLNFELDTYLDALQHFPNNADTLEIQRSRAYLVKKDIFKDLMWYTLPDSNKQYPLTLRRVKEILQMNAKGERPDSLEAIELVNKEKEVEPGFVDVVGQISLRSLERNDKKRKDKKRNDPNPRNNEHTAKSNDNNSRNNNKETRSNRPQSTSAKKPNRQGEGNNAVNAEQSRNNNNRKKNNSRNNGNNNNNNRNQKPREEDAPNTSGEKQ